The following are from one region of the Coffea eugenioides isolate CCC68of chromosome 2, Ceug_1.0, whole genome shotgun sequence genome:
- the LOC113760588 gene encoding uncharacterized protein LOC113760588, producing the protein MVQKAWRIIPRPLLETILNNHAQHHRVPQPLILHGPRGVGKTTLILERLLDDWNTGPHVTGYVDFAENIKDQHPKYGCSFPWASWSNCQPQPALLSLRNQLEESLESMVIRGIKLGKISSHQIFTTINKWHNPTTAIERICGLNVINSLRINSKRDVVKRDDSKRSKRKVSGVAAASSLSSLLNLWDRAVFQLSVRLNAKESFGGDVSLVEDSYYREAMAALELAKEVIKVQQGWRANAIKHLNETGGFSRPLAHSATDWPCLLLELLSSAAEVGYFQPKLVINNIDVLKNAVLTDDTTVNASMYHDSFIWRTIALCVNERCLPVILVTSDSYYSYQAFIDYGFPDIFISRETFGWTPAEANMHMVDDYFTQAEWNLIVETLGPSPRHLFEVYALKLSNYYNKVTDEKGSTFEDIVDAYLAYLQLTVVDPAMEKALLHLQKFALDAQSGKVSKDRLRFGAPWRHPPHTDDPSICHQWAKIQLLDFVQSLVNTEFGVNYLADCSLEILDDPSAVALLEVGLLYAQRDPSFIRPITRGIQRCLARWLVQQRLQMNFKQSVEFLWQGSVRGRSYRHLMLQIR; encoded by the exons ATGGTACAAAAAGCATGGAGAATCATCCCAAGGCCACTACTGGAGACCATCCTCAACAACCACGCCCAACATCACCGCGTGCCACAACCCCTCATTCTCCACGGTCCTCGTGGCGTTGGCAAAACCACCCTCATCCTTGAAC GTTTGCTGGATGATTGGAATACTGGACCTCATGTAACAGGGTATGTGGACTTTGCAGAGAATATTAAAGATCAGCACCCAAAGTATGGTTGTTCATTTCCGTGGGCATCATGGTCAAATTGTCAGCCGCAGCCGGCTCTTTTGTCTCTCAGAAATCAGCTTGAAGAAAGCCTTGAGTCCATGGTTATAAGGGGTATAAAGCTGGGTAAAATTAGTTCGCATCAAATATTTACTACTATTAACAAATGGCATAATCCCACTACAGCAATTGAAAGGATTTGTGGGTTGAATGTCATTAATAGTTTAAGAATTAACTCAAAAAGGGACGTCGTGAAAAGGGATGATTCTAAGAGGAGTAAAAGGAAGGTATCTGGAGTTGCTGCTGCTAGTTCTTTGTCTAGTTTATTGAATTTGTGGGATAGGGCTGTTTTTCAGCTATCTGTTCGATTAAATGCCAAAGAGAGTTTTGGGGGGGATGTGAGCTTGGTGGAGGATTCGTATTATAGGGAAGCAATGGCTGCATTGGAATTGGCTAAGGAGGTTATAAAAGTGCAGCAAGGGTGGAGAGCTAATGCTATTAAGCATTTAAATGAGACAGGTGGCTTTTCAAGGCCTTTAGCCCATTCAGCAACTGATTGGCCTTGTTTATTGCTTGAATTATTGTCTTCTGCTGCTGAAGTAGGTTACTTTCAG CCAAAGCTGGTGATAAACAACATTGATGTCCTAAAGAATGCAGTTTTGACAGATGATACTACTGTGAATGCATCCATGTATCATGACAGCTTTATATGGAGGACTATAGCTCTGTGTGTGAATGAGAGATGTCTTCCTGTGATTCTTGTGACGTCAGATAG CTACTACTCTTACCAAGCTTTTATTGATTATGGATTTCCAGATATTTTCATCTCTCGTGAG ACATTTGGGTGGACTCCAGCAGAAGCCAATATGCACATGGTTGATGATTACTTTACTCAAGCTGAG TGGAATTTAATTGTTGAGACCCTAGGGCCAAGTCCGCGGCACCTTTTTGAGGTTTATGCACTCAAGCTTAGTAACTATTACAATAA GGTCACGGATGAGAAAGGTAGCACCTTTGAAGACATTGTGGATGCATACTTGGCATATCTGCAA TTAACTGTAGTTGATCCTGCGATGGAAAAAGCACTTCTGCACTTGCAAAAGTTCGCATTGGATGCACAAAGTGGAAAGGTTTCAAAAGACAGATTGCGGTTTGGTGCTCCCTGGAGACATCCTCCACATACAGACGATCCTTCCATATGCCACCAGTGGGCTAAGATTCAACTGCTGGACTTTGTTCAGTCTCTAGTCAACACAGAATTTGGG GTTAACTATCTAGCCGACTGTAGTCTGGAGATCTTGGATGATCCTTCAGCTGTTGCCTTGTTAGAG GTTGGTTTGCTTTATGCCCAACGTGACCCTTCATTCATTCGCCCCATAACACGTGGTATCCAGAGATGCCTTGCGAGATG GCTTGTTCAGCAGCGGCTGCAAATGAATTTTAAGCAATCTGTTGAGTTCCTTTGGCAAGGAAGTGTAAGGGGACGCAGTTATCGCCATTTGATGTTGCAAATACGCTAA